The following proteins come from a genomic window of Zerene cesonia ecotype Mississippi unplaced genomic scaffold, Zerene_cesonia_1.1 Zces_u014, whole genome shotgun sequence:
- the LOC119839382 gene encoding uncharacterized protein LOC119839382, producing the protein MSSNKNKADFIAIYRLEFYKNKRNWKLGTREDAIGTKAQSVLNATYDVEEASSSHLNDAFIDTGSDADKSSKSKPDSVKRNLSQQWLESINIWPTTVPQQKTSDSTDILQKLLSRDNTGVLKETDAKLDLCFNCPGLEKEINDRVVQLQSEFLPKRAEIRPRSINTATSKGVLSKDDVRTLAELQTQYYGVEHAWPEYNPAIPPPALPLPEVTEPDWPQQWVHDNPSDDVDVVDGADHRFLSSGFLSLQREFNLVEERMSCRSVDSFSEFSRGADLAPHASELELADSNEELDANQVARMSSKQLTSAIQAHAHRLAQLLWESGERRKLRHSHSQHERMSVDSFPTHDIGPFRHDTTEFIAGSVFPPTGPKGRVVIEGGRPVRLHGDFV; encoded by the exons ATGTCTTCCAACAAAAATAAGGCTGATTTTATAGCAATATACAGGCtggaattttacaaaaataagagGAATTGGAAGTTAGGTACCAGAGAAGACGCAATTGGTACAAAAGCGCA GAGTGTTCTCAATGCAACCTATGATGTGGAGGAAGCTTCATCGTCTCACCTCAATGATGCCTTTATTGATACTGGCTCAG ACGCAGACAAATCCTCAAAATCGAAACCCGACTCAGTAAAACGCAATCTCTCACAGCAGTGGCTAGAGAGCATCAACATATGGCCAACGACTGTACCACAACAGAAAACCAGCGATTCCACTGATATCCTACAGAAGTTATTATCAAGAGACAATACAGGTGTTCTCAAAGAGACAGATGCAAAATTGGATCTGTGTTTTAATTGTCCAGGATTGGAGAAGGAAATTAACGATAGGGTTGTCCAATTGCAATCAGAATTCCTGCCAAAGAGAG CCGAAATCCGTCCAAGAAGCATAAACACAGCAACATCAAAGGGTGTTCTAAGTAAAGACGACGTAAGGACGCTGGCGGAGTTGCAAACGCAGTACTACGGGGTGGAGCACGCTTGGCCGGAGTACAATCCAG CAATACCTCCCCCAGCGCTGCCGCTGCCGGAAGTGACCGAACCCGATTGGCCACAGCAATGGGTCCATGATAATCCTAGTGATGATG TGGATGTGGTGGATGGGGCCGATCACAGGTTTTTGTCGTCCGGTTTCTTGAGCTTGCAGCGCGAATTTAACTTAGTCGAG GAGCGTATGTCATGTCGGTCCGTGGACAGCTTCAGTGAGTTCAGTCGCGGCGCCGACCTCGCGCCGCACGCCTCCGAGCTGGAGCTGGCGGACT CAAACGAGGAACTGGACGCGAACCAAGTGGCCCGTATGTCGTCGAAGCAATTGACGTCCGCGATACAGGCGCACGCGCACCGCCTCGCGCAGCTGCTGTGGGAGAGCGGGGAGCGCCGG AAATTACGCCACTCCCACAGTCAGCACGAGCGTATGAGCGTGGATTCGTTTCCCACGCACGATATTGGTCCGTTCCGACACGACACGACTGAATTTATCGCAGGCTCCGTCTTTCCCCCCACCGGGCCGAAGGGAAGGGTCGTTATTGAGGGGGGGAGGCCGGTTAGGCTGCATGGCGACtttgtttaa